A genomic segment from Aspergillus puulaauensis MK2 DNA, chromosome 1, nearly complete sequence encodes:
- a CDS encoding uncharacterized protein (COG:S;~EggNog:ENOG410PN7Z;~TransMembrane:7 (o12-32i44-70o90-113i125-146o177-201i213-233o245-268i)), with the protein MAITGDNAPSVSGSVIMLTALAFISFFMRVYCRVSRRSWSVEDWIMTAAVIPFCALAVGCIGGSFNGIGIHVSRLSQPENTKYQADGQKFFLIFEVGYCAAIIPIKLSISWMLIRVAEGRKMYIYIQYATIAVFTLMNIIALIFILTNCIPTEAMWDASIIEKGEGHCQPAHVLTDVYYATTAVNITTDWITALMPIPLLWNVQLDRNSKTAVIGLMSLGILASLSACIRLKYTINLTNQTDFLYAVANVVIWGFAENAIGMFVGNIATLRPLFRKLFDSTLRRTGYASRSRPSRLTSNYELSQHGHSKSQDGYMSSTVTEVKGNHQGRRGRRDSQLSDDDSQKLIFDGRGPGVGGVGVGAGAGSQRTDIMVSRHVNVTYEP; encoded by the exons ATGGCCATCACCGGTGATAATGCGCCCAGCGTGTCTGGCAGCGTCATTATGTTGACGGCTCTCGCCTTTATCAGTTTTTTCATGCGTGTATATTGCCGAGTGAGCAGAAGATCCTGGTCCGTGGAAGATTGGATCATGACGGCAGCAGTG ATACCCTTCTGCGCGCTGGCAGTAGGATGTATTGGGGGTTCGTTCAACGGTATCGGCATCCACGTCTCGCGGTTAAGCCAACCCGAAAATACAAAGTACCAGGCGGACGGTCAGAAGTTCTTCCTTATCTTCGAAGTGGGATATTGCGCCGCCATCATCCCAATCAAGCTCAGCATCAGTTGGATGTTAATTCGTGTGGCTGAGGGGCGGAAGATGTATATCTACATCCAGTATGCAACGATCGCGGTCTTCACACTGATGAATATCATCGCAttgatcttcatcctcaccaacTGCATTCCCACCGAGGCCATGTGGGACGCAAGTATTATTGAAAAGGGAGAAGGTCACTGTCAACCTGCTCACGTCCTGACGGATGTCTACTACGCCACTACCGCCGTGAACATTACCACAGACTGGATTACCGCTTTGAT GCCAATCCCCCTCCTCTGGAATGTCCAACTCGACCGCAACAGCAAGACCGCCGTAATCGGCCTCATGAGCCTCGGAATCCT TGCCTCACTTTCAGCCTGCATCCGCCTCAAGTACACAATCAACCTCACCAACCAAACGGACTTCCTCTACGCCGTCGCCAACGTCGTGATCTGGGGCTTTGCCGAAAACGCCATCGGCATGTTCGTCGGCAACATTGCCACCCTCCGCCCCCTCTTCCGGAAGCTTTTCGACAGCACGCTCCGCCGAACAGGATATGCCAGCCGAAGCCGGCCTTCGCGTCTTACTTCCAACTATGAGCTCTCGCAGCACGGCCATTCGAAAAGCCAGGACGGGTACATGTCTTCGACTGTAACGGAGGTTAAGGGGAATCATCAGGGCAGGAGGGGACGCAGGGATAGTCAGCtgagtgatgatgatagcCAGAAGTTGATCTTCGATGGCAGGGGTCCTGGTGTTGgtggcgttggcgttggtgctggtgctggttccCAGCGGACGGACATCATGGTTAGCCGACATGTTAATGTCACTTACGAGCCGTAG
- the TRX2 gene encoding thioredoxin family protein (COG:O;~EggNog:ENOG410PQT5;~InterPro:IPR036249,IPR013766,IPR017937;~PFAM:PF00085) produces MASLRLTNQFTVLRALRPRCPQPSTRLSSSFSSRASTLASTVSRPSALPRSSASNGFASNRRAFSTTSTVQFNPSPAKMGGNSVVTITTKEEFKEKITNSKGPVVLDCFADWCGPCKAIAPKVEQFAEEFTDAKFYKFDVDDLSDVAAELGVRAMPSFFLFKDGEVVDTVVGANPPALQAGIQKILA; encoded by the exons ATGGCCTCTCTGCGCTTGACAAACCAGTTCACTGTCCTACGGGCTCTCCGTCCTCGTTG CCCTCAACCATCCACCCgtctctcttcttccttctcttcacgAGCATCTACACTCGCATCGACTGTCTCGCGCCCATCTGCACTCCCGCGATCCTCAGCAAGCAACGGCTTCGCTAGCAACCGACGAGCTttctccaccacctccaccgtTCAATTCAACCCTTCACCAGCCAAAATGGGCGGCAACAGCGTTGTGACTATCACCAC TAAGGAAGAgttcaaggagaagatcacCAACTCCAAGGGACCCGTTGTTCTAGACTGCTTTGCCGACTGGTGCGGTCCCTGCAAGGCCATCGCCCCCAAGGTCGAACAATTCGCCGAAGAGTTCACCGACGCCAAGTTCTACAAGTTCGATGTCGACGACCTGTCCGATGTTGCCGCTGAGCTTGGTGTCCGCGCCATGCCCTcgttctttctcttcaagGACGGCGAGGTCGTCGACACCGTTGTTGGTGCCAACCCCCCAGCTCTGCAGGCTGGTATTCAGAAGATCCTTGCGTAG
- a CDS encoding uncharacterized protein (COG:S;~EggNog:ENOG410PJBI), with amino-acid sequence MAIWPFGRRGKRNTVQVDADARGVGTMSQNSRHSFDEAKLGRKPSRKRSKRHKNRYSTPVDDFPTDLSSINTPTAQPAHYSSSSFQGARHRQGKASAFQASSAPIPELQAMPRTPSLRKPKRNSSPPATLKKRLSKRKIYEIAREREIKMMSSMPIDIPRRATTPLPGEPMQIDARRAYSSQSRRIDRHRSDISLSLRDSAASSLSDHSDSYTFKVNSFAAWTPRPVIRYVESPRSSYPRSQKSPEPADRRTMSPSLEVSDEDLRSKRRIDELANDLNAGTLRELMDRDRRRRERQQLKDQEKLVRKLQRTAQRVPKPEELPTGSPKIREGERNGHSETQRGRSSPQAQTEAQTEAQTEAQTEAQTEAQPTAQETEAFLSGQAEEGSWLRDTSRDVERSGRKSPESTHVVGNIDDSSIREKKAAQRLSFGPSQEMTMSRSTLSPSHSPSRRGLHSPNSSQLYGMTRESLSDISKTVGSERRSSDHSSAHVNPITSIFRRGSSRLKRSYRERFPDSSPPMKNVSHESFFKVHTQTPTPAPTPYVPPRALLGSNSFKRSHSKFTEHFGDEPLSPPDSRLQSPDIPEHEALVEDQVPDLQSKSYYPIPGTDDRDGVKNGRNSWADSVEDDPDNLPLSQSLASVDSEGSWMSGQFLRRISQKQANSGRSSRNRTEEGLDKSLKGDENTGDAQIQVGFGAFPVEVSTETNNAAADKDLVAPSQQEPTAETWRQDVAKRPVLVVNPAVRPKSTEGLLNNVQALSPISAEAGISPIEEHTAEILLPTDDDTAANTQAHPR; translated from the coding sequence ATGGCGATATGGCCGTTCGGTCGGAGGGGCAAGCGGAATACCGTTCAGGTAGATGCAGATGCCCGCGGAGTTGGCACGATGTCGCAAAACTCTCGCCACAGTTTTGACGAGGCCAAGCTAGGCAGGAAACCATCTCGCAAGCGGTCCAAACGTCACAAGAACCGTTACTCGACGCCCGTCGACGACTTTCCGACCGATCTGAGCAGTATCAACACCCCAACAGCCCAGCCTGCCCACTACTCGTCATCCAGCTTCCAGGGCGCGCGTCACCGACAGGGGAAAGCGAGTGCGTTCCAAGCTTCATCTGCTCCGATCCCAGAGCTCCAAGCGATGCCCCGAACACCATCTCTTCGCAAACCAAAGCGCAACAGCTCACCTCCCGCGACATTGAAGAAGAGGTTGAGCAAGCGGAAGATCTATGAGATTGCGAGGGAGCGTGAGATTAAAATGATGTCTTCCATGCCAATCGACATTCCTCGGCGCGCAACGACCCCCCTACCGGGCGAACCTATGCAGATCGATGCTCGTCGGGCTTATAGTTCTCAGAGTCGACGTATAGACCGACATCGCTCCGATATCAGCCTCTCACTCCGAGATTCCGCTGCCTCGTCGCTCTCCGACCACTCTGATAGCTATACCTTCAAAGTTAACAGCTTTGCCGCTTGGACTCCTCGCCCTGTCATACGATACGTGGAGTCCCCTCGTTCATCGTACCCCAGGAGTCAGAAATCGCCGGAGCCGGCTGATCGGAGGACAATGTCGCCGTCTCTCGAGGTTTCCGACGAGGATCTGCGCTCAAAGAGAAGAATCGATGAGCTGGCCAACGACCTTAATGCGGGTACATTGAGGGAGCTAATGGACAGAGAtcgccgacgccgagaaAGACAACAGCTGAAGGACCAAGAGAAGCTTGTCCGCAAGCTACAACGCACTGCGCAGAGGGTACCAAAACCTGAAGAACTGCCTACCGGGTCTCCAAAAATTCGTGAGGGCGAAAGGAACGGCCATTCTGAGACTCAGCGCGGTCGCTCTAGCCCTCAAGCTCAAACTGAAGCTCAAACTGAAGCTCAAACTGAAGCTCAAACTGAAGCTCAAACTGAAGCTCAACCTACAGCCCAAGAGACAGAAGCGTTCTTGTCTGGCCAAGCCGAAGAAGGTTCGTGGCTGCGGGATACCTCCAGAGACGTTGAGAGGAGCGGCCGCAAATCCCCCGAAAGCACCCACGTCGTTGGCAATATCGATGACAGCTCTATTCGTGAGAAAAAGGCCGCCCAACGCCTCAGCTTTGGCCCGTCTCAAGAGATGACGATGTCTCGCAGCACACTCTCACCCTCACACTCACCGTCCAGACGTGGACTACACAGCCCGAATTCTTCTCAACTCTATGGCATGACTCGAGAATCCTTGTCTGATATCTCTAAGACCGTCGGCTCCGAACGGCGCTCATCTGACCACAGCAGTGCGCATGTCAACCCGATCACTTCAATCTTCCGCCGCGGTAGCTCTCGTCTGAAGCGCAGCTACCGAGAACGCTTCCCAGACAGCAGTCCACCGATGAAAAACGTTTCGCATGAATCGTTCTTCAAAGTTCACACGCAAACCCCGACCCCAGCTCCCACTCCCTACGTTCCTCCAAGGGCTTTACTTGGATCGAACTCGTTTAAACGCTCTCATTCCAAGTTTACCGAACACTTTGGTGACGAGCCTCTCTCGCCACCTGATTCGCGCCTTCAGTCTCCAGATATTCCCGAGCACGAAGCTCTGGTCGAAGACCAGGTCCCCGATCTTCAGTCCAAATCTTACTATCCCATCCCTGGAACAGATGACCGGGATGGAGTAAAGAATGGTCGAAACTCGTGGGCTGATAGTGTCGAAGATGATCCAGATAACCTACCCTTGTCGCAATCCTTGGCATCGGTCGACTCAGAAGGGTCATGGATGTCAGGCCAATTCCTGCGTCGTATTTCACAAAAGCAAGCCAATTCAGGCCGGTCTTCCCGAAACAGAACGGAGGAAGGGCTTGATAAGTCACTCAAGGGTGACGAGAACACAGGCGACGCACAGATTCAGGTTGGTTTTGGCGCCTTCCCGGTTGAAGTGAGCACTGAAACCAACAATGCTGCCGCCGACAAGGACCTCGTGGCCCCTTCTCAGCAGGAGCCAACAGCCGAAACTTGGCGCCAGGATGTTGCCAAGCGGCCCGTCCTTGTGGTGAACCCAGCAGTGCGGCCCAAGTCGACCGAAGGCCTCCTCAACAATGTTCAAGCTCTGTCCCCGATCTCAGCGGAGGCGGGAATTAGTCCGATTGAAGAACATACTGCCGAGATTCTCTTACCAACGGATGATGACACCGCCGCCAATACCCAGGCGCATCCTCGATGA
- the GCN3 gene encoding translation initiation factor eIF2B subunit alpha (BUSCO:EOG09262X8R;~COG:J;~EggNog:ENOG410PJDX;~InterPro:IPR037171,IPR000649,IPR042529,IPR042528;~PFAM:PF01008;~go_process: GO:0044237 - cellular metabolic process [Evidence IEA]), producing the protein MATANPQTTKRSEPFDIVATYNELLHSDSDLTMPIAAIEALVLLLTHSPSSTISETLDLLEKSTTHLKNSIPNPIGLSAGTDLFQRYLITTLQRPGQLGPAGDFNAIRAHLLSNSRLFIRRAKESRDKIAAFGRGFVRDGSTVLTNGGSRVVASLLQQAADEKGGPSAVRFKVIYVLSSPKGDIENPTAEPEGMETVRALRAKGVPVATIPESAVAYSLGKADVVIVGAEGVVENGGIVSRIGTYQIGLLAKAMGKPFYVVAESHKFVRVYPLGQYDLPIEQHVIDYKTQEDVDTAKQQKSPANPSSTPLGSNSEFDPEFVDFTPPHLISALITDSGVLTPSAVSEELIKIWF; encoded by the exons ATGGCAACTGCCAACCCCCAAACGACCAAACGCTCCGAGCCATTCGA TATTGTCGCGACGTACAATGAATTGCTTCATTCGGATTCCGATTTGACGATGCCAATCGCAGCCATCGAAGCTCTAGTACTCCTCCTCACACACTCCCCTTCGTCCACGATATCGGAAACGCTCGACCTTCTTGAGAAATCCACCACGCATTTGAAGAACTCCATCCCTAACCCTATTGGTCTCTCTGCCGGTACCGATTTATTCCAGCGCTATTTGATTACGACACTACAAAGACCAGGACAGCTGGGACCAGCAGGCGATTTCAATGCTATTAGGGCACACCTTCTTTCCAACAGTCGGCTGTTCATTCGACGTGCAAAGGAAAGCCGAGATAAGATTGCTGCCTTCGGAAGGGGTTTCGTTCGCGATGGGAGCACAGTATTGACCAATGGTGGGTCTAGAGTTGTCGCTTCGTTGTTGCAGCAGGCTGCCGACGAAAAGGGTGGACCATCAGCAGTACGATTCAAGGTGATATACGTTCTTTCGTCGCCAAAGGGGGATATTGAGAACCCTACCGCGGAGCCGGAGGGGATGGAGACGGTGCGTGCTCTTCGGGCGAAGGGCGTCCCTGTTGCTACTATTCCAGAGTCAGCTGTGGCATACTCACTTGGGAAGGCGGATGTGGTTATCGTGGGCGCGGAGGGTGTTGTGGAGAACGGCGGCATCGTATCTCGAATCGGCACCTACCAGATTGGTCTCCTTGCGAAAGCGATGGGAAAACCGTTCTATGTTGTTGCCGAAAGCCACAAGTTTGTCCGAGTCTACCCGCTTGGACAATATGACCTACCGATTGAACAACACGTTATTGATTACAAGACGCAAGAAGATGTCGATACTGCCAAGCAACAGAAGAGTCCGGCCAACCCTTCAAGTACACCGCTAGGCTCGAACTCCGAGTTCGACCCTGAGTTTGTTGATTTTACGCCGCCTCATTTGATTTCCGCCTTGATCACTGATAGTGGTGTGTTAACACCGAGTGCTGTCAGTGAAGAATTGATCAAAATATGgttctaa
- the nuf2 gene encoding kinetochore-associated Ndc80 complex subunit NUF2 (COG:D;~EggNog:ENOG410PIB9;~InterPro:IPR005549,IPR041112,IPR038275;~PFAM:PF18595,PF03800;~go_component: GO:0000776 - kinetochore [Evidence IEA];~go_component: GO:0031262 - Ndc80 complex [Evidence IEA]), with amino-acid sequence MAYNNRMSQQFHGSQQHGRGRKKEDENDALMRLPDKEIAGCINDIGIPFTAADLIKPNPQQVQMVLEWFAELLMNTTRDTVEPAMRAAADDVCGDFPDIVPTDTRNLMGFFANLRRLMLECGVNDFTFTDLTKPTHDRLIKIFSYLINFVRFRESQTAVIDEHFNKTEKTKQRIDTLYGENQDMEQRLEEMRRSLKANESEVKEKMRRNDELKVRLRQLGIGQEQVAETLERVKAEKGRQQTKLKEKMERTVKTRQEVDKLQPYVMESPASLQSTLTELSDNLLREKAQIDAMEKRARALQTSSDTFTVVSNDVQACVKLLEDVSVELHKEDDEELRALRNREAISERGNNVREVEQTEGLLQRQLSRWNERIEALRNNARGKAEVAQQRMEELREVQKELREERGEKQRDMERRRIRIEQTEKKMADLKENIESEVQSAHDEYLKLESHIKLYVTEMEKSL; translated from the exons ATGGCGTACAATAATCGCATGAGCCAACAATTCCACGGCTCCCAGCAGCATGGTCGGGGCcgcaagaaggaggatgaaAACGATGCTTTGATGCGCCTG CCCGATAAAGAAATTGCAGGTTGTATTAATGACATTGGCATCCCATTCACGGCTGCCGATCTGATCAAGCCAAATCCTCAGCAGGTCCAAATGGTGTTGGAATGGTTTGCAGAACTTCTTATGAACACTACCCGCGATACTGTCGAGCCGGCGATGCGTGCTGCGGCGGATGATGTCTGCGGCGATTTCCCGGACATTGTGCCTACGGATACACGGAACTTGATGGGTTTCTTTGCTAAtttgaggaggttgatgttggag TGCGGCGTAAATGACTTTACGTTCACTGATCTGACGAAACCTACTCATGATCGCCTCATCAAAATATTCTCATACCTCATTAACTTTGTCAGATTCCGAGAGTCGCAAACAGCCGTTATCGACGAACACTTCAACAAGACGGAGAAAACGAAACAACGGATTGATACCCTCTACGGGGAGAACCAGGATATGGAGCAACGACTTGAAGAGATGCGCCGAAGCCTCAAGGCCAACGAATCGGAAGTTAAGGAAAAAATGAGACGAAACGACGAACTCAAGGTTCGCCTACGGCAGCTGGGCATTGGCCAAGAGCAGGTCGCTGAAACTTTAGAACGAGTCAAAGCCGAGAAAGGAAGGCAGCAAACTAAGCTgaaagagaagatggagagaaCGGTGAAAACCCGACAAGAGGTCGATAAGCTGCAGCCATACGTGATGGAAAGCCCCGCCAGCCTTCAGTCCACGCTCACCGAATTATCGGACAACCTTCTACGGGAGAAGGCCCAGATTGATGCTATGGAGAAACGAGCCCGGGCCTTGCAGACCTCGTCAGACACGTTCACTGTCGTCAGCAATGACGTGCAAGCATGTGTCAAGCTCCTTGAGGATGTTTCTGTGGAGCTACAtaaagaggatgatgaagagcttCGCGCTTTGAGAAACAGGGAGGCTATTTCGGAAAGGGGCAACAATGTCAGGGAAGTCGAGCAGACGGAAGGCCTGCTACAGCGGCAGCTATCCCGATGGAATGAAAGGATTGAAGCGTTACGAAACAATGCACGTGGAAAGGCGGAGGTGGCCCAGCAGCGGATGGAGGAGCTTCGAGAGGTACAGAAAGAGCTCCGGGAAGAGCGAGGAGAGAAACAGCGCGACATGGAGCGAAGGAGGATCAGGATCGAGCAAACTGAGAAAAAG ATGGCCGACTTGAAAGAAAATATCGAAAGCGAGGTCCAGAGTGCACATGATGAATATCTCAAGCTCGAGTCCCATATCAAGCTTTACGTCAcagagatggagaagagttTATAA
- the APL6 gene encoding AP-3 complex subunit beta (BUSCO:EOG09260VHV;~COG:U;~EggNog:ENOG410PIJZ;~InterPro:IPR016024,IPR011989,IPR026739,IPR026740, IPR002553;~PFAM:PF01602,PF12717;~go_component: GO:0030117 - membrane coat [Evidence IEA];~go_component: GO:0030123 - AP-3 adaptor complex [Evidence IEA];~go_process: GO:0006886 - intracellular protein transport [Evidence IEA];~go_process: GO:0016192 - vesicle-mediated transport [Evidence IEA]), whose translation METISRISSMLETARELTLEAAQSASMSRGTGIGTSSRDIGVSHIKKLLDSRSDRDVLDGLRRIISLMYRSEPSLPFFSAVVKNVQSANLEVKKLVYIYLVHHAETEPDLALLSINAIQKSLTDQNPQARAMALRTMASIRVPVINQIVSLAIKRGCGDMSPHVRKTAALAIPKCYRLDPTTQPQLVGYIATLLGDSQYFVAGPAVSAFLEVCPERIDLIHKNYRSLVKKLVDMDEWSQLATMRLLAIYARKCFPLRTRKVQRSPEKSQGFYDDDNGNGTNQDDTDTYEVLILDPDLELFLRSCKLLLQSRNSAVVVAVARCFLYLAPTEYLADAVGPLVALLRSPQDVQLIALYNIVVVALRYPKLFTKYISHFLVHARDPSHIWHLKLEALTILFPHGGNHFKSVIISELEHFAQGADPDLVRESVRALGRCAQGDPNTADKCLRILLHQITSLDENLVAESLTVIRHLIQHDPGSHEQTVIQLVKHLGLTTNPDARATIVWLVGEYAGLEPDRNFAPDVLRVLVQNFSDESEAVKQQILLLGAKVYLHHILRNPPKEETPKELEARPQFNNEWTDVDNGEQNGPNGTEEKQNEPEEEDTMSLLWRYILLLARYDTSYDLRDRARLYKTLLSTPSSTQIANLLLLAPKPAPHTASPSETRKDLLIGTSTLILGSDVGIHGLRGYENLPNWVEAGQEPDPKLRESEVKADKPVSGAGTAGEQLDRALREHEAIAAASSKAQASRVKEVAPVPKTKSLDQWLDEPESETEEETEEETEYEEVTDSEEEDEEGSSEEYETDEEEGDSDEREQASRQLLA comes from the exons ATGGAGACGATCTCCAGAATCTCTTCGATGCTGGAAACAG CTCGAGAGCTCACCCTCGAAGCAGCCCAGTCGGCGTCTATGTCTCGAGGAACGGGTATTGGCACATCTTCCCGCGATATCGGCGTCTCTCACATCAAGAAACTCCTGGACTCTCGCAGTGACCGTGACGTTTTGGACGGTTTGCGCCGGATCATCTCT CTCATGTACCGTTCCGAaccctctcttcctttcttctccgccgtcGTGAAAAATGTCCAAAGTGCGAATCTTGAGGTCAAGAAGTTGGTCTATATTTATCTCGTTCACCACGCGGAAACCGAGCCCGATCTCGCTCTTTTATCTATCAATGCGATCCAAAAATCCCTCACGGACCAGAATCCTCAGGCACGGGCCATGGCGCTCCGCACGATGGCTAGTATTAGAGTACCGGTGATCAACCAGATCGTGTCACTAGCGATTAAACGGGGCTGCGGCGATATGAGCCCACATGTCCGGAAAACGGCTGCGCTTGCTATCCCGAAGTGCTACAGGCTGGATCCCACCACCCAGCCGCAGCTCGTTGGGTATATAGCGACATTGCTAGGTGATAGTCAATACTTTGTTGCTGGTCCAGCGGTCTCTGCATTCTTGGAAGTCTGCCCCGAGAGGATCGATCTGATCCATAAGAATTATCGGAGTTTAGTCAAGAAACTTGTGGATATGGACGAATGGAGTCAGTTGGCAACTATGCGTTTGCTGGCTATTTACGCTCGGAAGTGCTTCCCCTTGAGGACTAGAAAGGTGCAAAGGAGCCCAGAAAAGTCACAAGGGTTCTACGATGATGATAACGGCAACGGTACTAATCAGGACGACACGGACACGTATGAAGTTCTAATTCTCGACCCAGACCTCGAACTGTTTCTGCGGTCATGCAAGTTACTTTTGCAGAGTCGCAACTCCGccgttgttgttgctgttgcccGGTGTTTTCTTTACCTTGCGCCGACGGAATATcttgctgatgctgttggtcCCTTGGTCGCCCTGCTTCGGAGCCCTCAGGATGTGCAGCTTATTGCACTATACAACATTGTGGTTGTCGCTTTGCGATATCCAAAACTGTTCACCAAATATATCTCGCATTTTCTTGTACACGCGCGGGACCCTTCCCATATCTGGCACCTCAAGCTCGAAGCCCTAACGATACTCTTCCCCCACGGCGGTAACCATTTCAAGAGTGTGATTATTAGTGAGCTCGAACATTTTGCTCAGGGTGCCGATCCAGACTTGGTGCGCGAGAGCGTACGCGCATTGGGACGCTGTGCACAAGGTGATCCCAACACGGCTGATAAATGTCTACGTATTCTGCTTCATCAAATTACAAGTCTTGATGAAAATCTTGTTGCAGAGTCGCTGACTGTTATTCGACACCTTATCCAACATGATCCGGGTTCGCATGAGCAGACCGTCATTCAATTAGTAAAACATCTCGGGCTAACAACAAACCCCGATGCGAGAGCAACTATTGTGTGGCTGGTTGGAGAATATGCCGGACTTGAGCCTGACAGGAACTTTGCTCCGGACGTCCTACGCGTTTTAGTGCAAAACTTTTCGGACGAGTCGGAAGCCGTAAAGCAACAGATCCTTCTTTTGGGAGCTAAAGTTTATCTCCATCATATTTTACGAAACCCACCCAAGGAAGAAACCCCAAAGGAACTGGAGGCCCGGCCTCAGTTTAATAACGAGTGGACCGACGTTGACAACGGAGAGCAGAATGGGCCAAATGGCACTGAGGAGAAACAGAACGAacctgaggaagaggatacGATGTCTCTTCTCTGGCGCTACATACTTCTTCTGGCAAGGTACGACACGTCTTACGACCTCCGGGACAGGGCTCGCCTATACAAAACCCTTCTTTCTACGCCGTCGTCGACTCAAATCGCaaatctgcttcttcttgctccGAAACCGGCTCCGCATACCGCAAGCCCATCCGAGACGCGAAAGGACTTACTTATTGGCACCTCAACACTTATCTTGGGCTCGGATGTTGGCATCCATGGTCTTCGAGGGTACGAAAATCTACCAAATTGGGTTGAAGCCGGACAGGAGCCTGACCCGAAACTTCGTGAATCTGAGGTTAAAGCCGACAAGCCAGTGTCAGGGGCCGGTACTGCAGGCGAGCAGCTTGACAGAGCGCTCAGAGAGCATGAGGCTATTGCAGCTGCCTCAAGCAAAGCTCAAGCAAGCCGCGTGAAGGAAGTAGCACCTGTTCCTAAGACCAAGTCCCTTGACCAATGGCTTGACGAGCCTGAGTCTGAAACAGAGGAGGAGACTGAGGAAGAAACTGAGTATGAAGAAGTGACAGactccgaggaggaagatgaagaggggTCGTCTGAAGAGTACGAaaccgacgaggaagagggcgactCGGATGAGCGCGAGCAAGCCTCTCGACAACTTCTAGCTTAA
- the PPG1 gene encoding serine/threonine-protein phosphatase (COG:G,T;~EggNog:ENOG410PHZF;~InterPro:IPR004843,IPR029052,IPR006186;~PFAM:PF00149;~go_function: GO:0016787 - hydrolase activity [Evidence IEA]) encodes MPGLPASIDLDECIERLYRKELLADTVIEAICSKAKELLMKESNVVHIAAPVTVVGDIHGQFFDMIEIFKIGGFCPNTNYLFLGDYVDRGLFSVETISLLVCLKLRYPQRVHLIRGNHESRGVTQSYGFYTECARKYGNANVWHYFTDMFDFLTLSVVINDQIFCVHGGLSPSIHSIDQIKIIDRFREIPHEGPMADLVWSDPDTERDEFSLSPRGAGYTFGAQVVRKFLEVNSMSHILRAHQLCQEGYQVLYDDRLSTVWSAPNYCYRCGNLASVLEVSDTGERFFNIFDAAPENDIHRGEQQAQQSKDGQGPVIDYFL; translated from the exons ATGCCTGGCCTACCGG CTAGTATCGATCTGGACGAGTGCATCGAGAGGTTGTATAGAAAAGAACTGTTAGCGGACACGGTAATCGAGGCGATAtgctccaaagccaaagaactATTGATGAAAGAGAGCAATGTCGTCCACATTGCAGCGCCAGTTACGGTGGTGGGAGATATTCACGGGCAATTCTTTGATATGATTGAGATCTTCAAAATTGGCGGGTTTTGTCCCAACACAAATTACTTGTTCCTTG GCGACTATGTCGACCGAGGTCTTTTCAGCGTCGAAACAATATCTCTCCTTGTCTGCCTCAAGCTCCGCTATCCGCAACGCGTCCATCTTATCCGCGGGAACCACGAATCGCGAGGCGTCACCCAGTCCTATGGCTTCTACACCGAATGCGCTCGGAAATACGGCAATGCCAACGTCTGGCACTATTTCACTGACATGTTCGACTTCCTCACTCTTAGTGTGGTAATCAACGATCAGATCTTTTGCGTGCACGGTGGCCTCTCcccctccatccattcaaTAGACCAGATCAAAATCATCGACCGGTTTCGCGAAATCCCACACGAGGGCCCTATGGCAGACCTCGTCTGGTCAGATCCGGATACAGAACGTGATGAGTTCTCTCTGTCACCTCGAGGCGCGGGGTATACCTTCGGAGCGCAGGTCGTTCGGAAATTCCTCGAAGTCAATAGCATGTCACATATCCTGCGAGCGCACCAGCTTTGTCAAGAGGGATACCAGGTCCTCTATGATGACCGGCTAAGTACGGTCTGGAGCGCACCAAATTACTGCTACCGATGTGGCAATCTGGCCAGTGTGCTTGAGGTTAGTGATACTGGCGAACGGTTTTTCAATATATTTGATGCGGCACCTGAAAATGATATCCACCGCGGGGAGCAGCAGGCGCAGCAAAGCAAGGACGGCCAGGGCCCTGTGATCGACTACTTTCTGTGA